One segment of Bacillus alkalisoli DNA contains the following:
- a CDS encoding M14 family metallopeptidase: MKRIVSLFTAIVLLVSLYVPITPTVQANYTQEVTQAIELEVSKSIFSFTEVRTVEVQADFGENVDLSQLKFTFGGKDLSEWKKWTSGTNFNGAPIITVVEAPHFVEDTTVVKATLEFGLPFNTTNLSNRTIRVQYPQLIGDYELALINKDTNEKVATTVKWNVYDEFLFNEEIKPAIDEVFAKASADVENSRYIEYESVGKSVEGRDIHFVVLAKDKAAVDKYLNETLPTALENPASLIEKLQNGTMKDYQVPIWFNNIHPDEVEGVDAQVELFKKFALEKEVTFTTSDEENKEKQVTLNVDEVLEDVIMLYLFTSNPDGRVANTRANVNGFDLNRDNAYQTQVETQAVNEVIAKWTPLSFLDMHGYVNGFLIEPTTPPHNPNFEYDLLHGSMISQAHAMGKAGVGNSNLTSYFIPKLSWDDGWDDMTPAYTAVFSMLHGSLGHTIEVPTLSQDSLHAMVGTGYGATLFVTENKDELYKKQLEIFKRGVNGEDNRAVDPYYVNAKGESIGRVRGENESFFPDYYVIPTGKNQKNVLEAEKMVQYLLRNGVKVEKTTESTTVNGTTYPKGTFVVPMKQAKRGLANAVLYKGDDVSDWGAMYDPIVVNFPALRGFDIHEIRTSGAFTKTVELAKVELTKGTIVGNTPKQALKNSNNDTIKLVNELLKNGKEVQVALKTNSGVNKGDFIVNSADLLPYVNVFYFEATSLVNTKNMKTNKLSKPNVAVTGSAQLLYSVKELGFNVVDVASSDVVVSDNNSFNVNNIAGKSYIGIGRSALLAVQNNGLLPGYSYGFTNGTHEGLVHAKVNNHLLTAGYNENELLYVTSGSWINSVPEGAEVLASFSDQDDFYVSGWWPKHDGAKRKIMAFTKELENTTITLFANSLAFRAHTEHSYRLLANSIYAAVGEEVENVENDSKVITVEDLNMDLIKEQGNTLVVSNGESITSAALQILSQELENAKLLIELDGQKINIPLSALKLEEDFVYTVEDVTAQFTDAKSKVYDIEISNLTGTVNVSFLVEASKVTDKKLLKVIYVDSQGNREVKATTITDLDNGYYEVSASVNHFSIYGVFEVVEEEEPVTGEEPPVNEENPATGEEPPTTGKQPEETKAPKTKEETKKDKTKDGSTPAKDGKKLPGTATTIYNTILIGLGLLLVGVMFILFKRKRKLA; this comes from the coding sequence ATGAAAAGAATAGTTTCATTATTTACCGCAATTGTATTGCTTGTATCTCTGTACGTACCTATTACACCGACAGTACAAGCAAACTACACACAAGAAGTTACACAAGCTATAGAATTAGAAGTAAGTAAGTCGATTTTTTCTTTTACTGAAGTAAGAACGGTAGAAGTACAAGCTGACTTTGGTGAGAATGTAGATTTAAGCCAACTGAAGTTCACATTCGGAGGAAAAGATCTTTCAGAATGGAAAAAGTGGACTAGTGGCACAAACTTTAACGGTGCACCAATCATTACGGTAGTAGAAGCACCGCATTTTGTTGAAGACACTACGGTAGTAAAAGCAACATTAGAATTTGGCTTACCATTTAACACGACAAATCTATCTAATAGAACGATTCGTGTACAATATCCTCAATTAATTGGAGATTATGAGTTAGCTCTAATTAACAAAGATACAAATGAAAAAGTAGCAACAACAGTTAAATGGAATGTATATGATGAATTTTTATTCAACGAAGAAATAAAGCCAGCAATTGATGAAGTATTTGCAAAAGCGAGTGCAGATGTAGAAAACAGTCGCTACATAGAATATGAATCAGTAGGTAAATCTGTTGAAGGTCGTGACATACATTTCGTAGTATTAGCAAAAGACAAAGCAGCAGTAGACAAATATTTAAATGAAACATTACCAACAGCACTAGAGAATCCTGCAAGTTTAATAGAAAAGCTACAAAATGGAACAATGAAAGATTACCAAGTTCCGATCTGGTTTAACAACATCCACCCTGATGAAGTAGAAGGGGTAGATGCGCAAGTTGAATTGTTCAAGAAATTTGCATTAGAAAAAGAAGTAACGTTTACAACATCTGATGAAGAAAATAAAGAAAAACAAGTTACATTAAATGTAGATGAAGTGTTAGAAGATGTGATTATGCTTTATTTATTCACAAGCAATCCAGATGGAAGAGTGGCAAATACGAGAGCAAATGTTAATGGTTTCGATTTAAACCGTGACAATGCTTATCAAACACAAGTAGAAACTCAAGCAGTAAATGAAGTTATTGCAAAATGGACACCGTTATCGTTCCTTGATATGCATGGTTATGTAAATGGTTTCTTAATTGAACCAACTACTCCACCTCATAATCCGAACTTTGAATATGATTTGTTACATGGAAGCATGATTTCTCAAGCACATGCGATGGGTAAAGCGGGTGTAGGTAACTCAAACTTAACTTCTTATTTCATTCCTAAGCTAAGTTGGGATGATGGTTGGGATGACATGACACCAGCTTATACAGCTGTATTCTCTATGTTACACGGATCCCTTGGACATACGATTGAAGTGCCAACTTTAAGCCAAGATTCCCTACATGCGATGGTTGGTACAGGTTACGGAGCAACATTATTTGTAACAGAAAACAAAGACGAACTATATAAGAAGCAATTAGAAATATTTAAACGTGGGGTTAATGGAGAGGACAATCGTGCCGTTGATCCATATTATGTTAACGCAAAAGGCGAATCAATCGGACGTGTACGAGGAGAGAACGAAAGCTTCTTCCCAGATTATTACGTAATTCCTACTGGGAAAAACCAAAAGAATGTATTAGAAGCAGAAAAAATGGTTCAATACTTACTTCGTAACGGTGTGAAAGTAGAAAAAACGACAGAATCTACTACAGTAAATGGAACTACATATCCAAAAGGAACGTTTGTAGTCCCTATGAAGCAAGCAAAACGCGGATTAGCAAACGCAGTTCTTTATAAAGGCGATGATGTATCTGATTGGGGAGCTATGTATGATCCGATTGTCGTAAACTTCCCTGCTTTAAGAGGTTTTGATATTCATGAAATTAGAACTTCTGGTGCTTTTACAAAAACAGTAGAATTAGCAAAAGTTGAATTAACGAAAGGTACAATTGTAGGAAATACACCAAAACAAGCGTTAAAAAATTCAAACAACGATACAATTAAATTAGTTAATGAACTACTGAAAAATGGTAAAGAAGTGCAAGTAGCATTAAAAACGAATAGTGGGGTTAATAAAGGCGATTTCATTGTGAACTCTGCAGACTTACTACCATATGTAAATGTGTTTTATTTTGAAGCAACATCTCTAGTAAACACCAAAAATATGAAAACGAACAAACTATCAAAACCAAATGTTGCAGTAACGGGTTCTGCACAACTTTTATATTCGGTTAAAGAGCTTGGATTTAACGTTGTAGATGTCGCTTCTTCAGATGTCGTTGTAAGTGATAACAACTCATTCAATGTTAACAACATCGCTGGAAAATCGTATATTGGTATTGGCCGTTCAGCTTTACTAGCAGTTCAAAACAACGGTTTACTTCCTGGTTATTCTTACGGATTTACAAATGGTACACATGAAGGGTTAGTTCATGCTAAAGTAAATAATCACTTATTAACTGCTGGTTACAACGAAAATGAATTATTATACGTTACATCTGGATCATGGATTAATTCTGTTCCAGAAGGAGCGGAAGTATTAGCTTCATTTAGCGATCAAGATGATTTTTATGTATCTGGTTGGTGGCCAAAACACGACGGTGCAAAAAGGAAAATAATGGCCTTTACAAAAGAATTAGAAAACACAACGATTACGTTATTCGCCAATTCCTTAGCATTCCGTGCTCACACAGAACATAGTTACCGCCTACTTGCAAACAGTATTTATGCTGCAGTAGGAGAAGAAGTAGAAAACGTAGAAAATGATTCAAAAGTAATCACAGTAGAAGACCTTAATATGGATTTAATAAAAGAGCAAGGTAACACACTTGTTGTAAGTAACGGAGAATCTATCACATCTGCAGCATTACAAATTCTATCTCAAGAACTAGAAAACGCGAAGTTATTAATTGAATTAGATGGGCAAAAAATAAACATTCCGCTTTCTGCATTAAAATTAGAGGAAGACTTTGTTTACACGGTAGAAGATGTGACAGCCCAATTTACAGATGCAAAAAGTAAAGTGTATGATATTGAAATTTCCAACTTAACCGGAACAGTAAATGTATCTTTCCTAGTAGAAGCATCTAAAGTGACAGATAAAAAATTATTAAAAGTTATATATGTAGACAGCCAGGGTAATCGTGAAGTGAAAGCGACTACTATTACAGATTTAGATAATGGTTACTATGAAGTTTCTGCATCAGTAAACCATTTTAGTATTTATGGTGTTTTTGAAGTTGTTGAAGAAGAGGAACCAGTAACAGGTGAAGAACCACCGGTAAATGAAGAAAATCCAGCTACAGGTGAAGAGCCACCAACAACTGGAAAACAACCAGAAGAGACTAAAGCACCAAAAACAAAAGAGGAAACTAAGAAAGATAAAACAAAGGATGGTTCAACTCCAGCAAAAGACGGTAAAAAACTTCCTGGTACAGCAACAACAATCTATAACACGATACTAATAGGGTTAGGATTACTACTAGTAGGTGTGATGTTTATCTTGTTTAAAAGAAAGAGAAAACTAGCTTAA
- a CDS encoding SAM hydrolase/SAM-dependent halogenase family protein, which translates to MSGALVLQSDFGLSDGAVNAMYGVAQSVDSTLTIFDLTHDIPPFNIWEASYRLFQTVSYWPEGTVFVSVVDPGVGSDRKSVVVKTISGQYIVTPDNGTLTHIHRSIGIEEVREIDEKVNRLPKSGASHTFHGRDVYAYTAARLAANKISYQEVGPTIPVQSVVSLCCNDAEIKDDKIIGIIDILDIRFGNLWSNISRELFETQGISYGDIVEVMIKHGNRKIYSNQMTYGKSFADTRIGQPLVYVNSLDNMAIAINQGSFAKAYNIGTGSNWTITLQKY; encoded by the coding sequence ATGAGTGGTGCATTGGTTTTACAATCAGATTTTGGTTTAAGTGATGGGGCTGTAAACGCCATGTATGGGGTGGCCCAGTCGGTGGATTCAACCTTGACTATTTTTGATCTTACTCATGATATTCCTCCATTCAACATATGGGAAGCTTCCTATCGATTGTTCCAAACAGTTAGTTATTGGCCAGAAGGTACTGTATTCGTATCAGTTGTAGATCCAGGCGTTGGGTCTGACCGGAAAAGTGTAGTGGTGAAAACAATTAGTGGTCAATATATTGTTACACCAGATAATGGAACATTGACACATATCCATCGTAGTATTGGTATTGAAGAAGTACGAGAAATTGATGAAAAAGTAAATCGCCTACCTAAATCAGGTGCTTCTCATACTTTTCATGGTAGAGATGTTTATGCGTATACAGCGGCAAGGTTAGCAGCTAACAAAATATCCTACCAAGAAGTCGGACCAACTATTCCAGTCCAATCAGTGGTAAGCCTTTGCTGTAATGATGCGGAAATAAAGGATGATAAAATAATAGGAATAATAGACATACTAGATATTCGTTTCGGAAACCTCTGGAGTAATATAAGCCGTGAACTTTTTGAAACTCAAGGGATCTCCTATGGAGACATTGTAGAAGTAATGATTAAGCATGGTAATAGAAAAATATATTCGAACCAAATGACATATGGCAAATCTTTTGCAGATACGAGAATTGGCCAACCACTTGTATACGTAAATTCGCTAGATAATATGGCAATTGCTATTAATCAAGGTTCTTTTGCGAAAGCATATAACATTGGAACTGGATCAAATTGGACTATTACATTACAAAAGTATTAA